The following coding sequences are from one Triticum dicoccoides isolate Atlit2015 ecotype Zavitan chromosome 4A, WEW_v2.0, whole genome shotgun sequence window:
- the LOC119286148 gene encoding oxalate oxidase GF-2.8-like: MGCSKTLAAGLLAMLFLAPAVLATDPDLLQDFCVADLDGKAVSVNGHTCKPMSEASDDFLFSSKLAKAGNTSTPNGSAVTELDVAEWPGTNTLGVSMNRVDFAPGGTNPPHIHPRATEIGIVMKGELLVGILGSLDSGNKLYSRVVRAGETFLIPRGLMHFQFNVGKTGASMVVSFNSQNPGIVFVPLTLFGSNPPIPTPVLTKALRVEAGVVELLKSKFAAGF, translated from the coding sequence ATGGGGTGCTCCAAAACCCTAGCAGCTGGCCTGCTCGCCATGCTTTTCCTAGCTCCGGCCGTCCTGGCTACCGACCCTGACCTTCTCCAGGACTTCTGCGTCGCTGACCTCGACGGCAAGGCCGTCTCGGTGAATGGGCACACGTGTAAGCCCATGTCGgaggccagcgacgacttcctcttcTCATCCAAGCTGGCCAAGGCCGGCAACACATCCACCCCGAACGGCTCGGCCGTGACGGAGCTCGACGTGGCCGAGTGGCCCGGTACCAACACACTCGGTGTGTCCATGAACCGCGTGGATTTTGCACCTGGAGGCACCAACCCGCCACACATCCACCCGCGTGCCACCGAGATCGGCATCGTGATGAAAGGTGAGCTCCTCGTGGGAATCCTTGGCAGCCTCGACTCCGGGAACAAGCTCTACTCGAGGGTGGTGCGCGCCGGAGAGACGTTCCTCATCCCACGGGGCCTCATGCACTTCCAGTTCAACGTCGGTAAGACCGGGGCCTCCATGGTCGTCTCCTTCAACAGCCAGAACCCCGGCATCGTCTTCGTGCCCCTCACGCTCTTCGGCTCCAACCCGCCCATCCCGACGCCGGTGCTCACCAAGGCGCTCCGGGTAGAGGCCGGGGTCGTGGAACTTCTCAAGTCCAAGTTTGCCGCTGGGTTTTAA